A single region of the Hippoglossus hippoglossus isolate fHipHip1 chromosome 17, fHipHip1.pri, whole genome shotgun sequence genome encodes:
- the LOC117778302 gene encoding SH2 domain-containing protein 1A-like isoform X2: protein MSAGLRGDMEQEGELVRSIYFGRIGSEATERLLERFGRDGSFLLRDSDTMQGAYCLCVRKAPFVHTFRLIHSIDGWCPQSSGIRRQSFGTLETLIENYRGGSASGVTTVPLTHPLDRTQLQYISNGQEFVYMEMSRGGGGSGGSSSGGGGGSRRSVS from the exons ATGAGTGCTGGCCTCAGAGGCGACATGGAGCAGGAAGGGGAGCTGGTTCGGTCCATTTACTTCGGGAGAATTGGGAGTGAGGCCACAGAGAGGCTGCTGGAGAGGTTTGGACGTGATGGCAGCTTTCTGCTGAGAGACAGCGACACCATGCAGGGGGCctactgtctgtgtgtgag GAAAGCCCCGTTTGTGCACACCTTCAGGCTCATACACTCCATCGACGGCTGGTGTCCTCAG agttCAGGCATCAGACGGCAGAGCTTTGGGACACTGGAAACACTGATAGAGAACTACAGAGGAGGTTCAGCCTCTGGTGTCACAACAGTCCCCCTCACACACCCACTGGACAGAACACAGCTACAGTACATCAGTAATGGACAAG AGTTTGTCTACATGGAAATGAGCAGGGGCGGCGGGGGCAGCGGCGgaagcagcagcggtggcggcggcggcagccGCAGGTCCGTCAGTTAA
- the LOC117778299 gene encoding caspase-8-like: protein MSAKDTLRCNKTDILTALCADYRLILNKVHEKNLITQREYNNLKSINKEDVEGHAVELMDKIMNKGEDSCQRFMDLLQTDKDIINTYPKLKSMQLNDTCHLVTCQPVQESADATSPQSKRLKREERYQLKSQPVGLCVIINNDNFMDGTMRSGTNKDAQCLAEVFTWLRFRVLMCKDQTRDQMERALGHFASLSDPSRLQEFNVKEWIGSGFAEPQQTPLKHGDAFICCILSHGLKGVVIGTDRKPLSIKQITQTFKTSDQSALTGKPKVFLIQACQGPHTQHGVLLEDLEADASPSLFIPEEADVLVAFATVEDHVSFRHKTDGSWFIQSVCQQLKEGCLRHDDITTILHRVNDEVSQKEGPRQCGAAKQMPEVRFTLRKTLVLSPPEA, encoded by the exons ATGTCAGCCAAAGACACTCTGCGGTGcaataaaacagacattttgacGGCTTTGTGTGCAGACTACAGGCTGATCCTCAACAAAGTTCACGAGAAAAACCTGATAACCCAACGTGAGTACAACAACCTGAAAAGCATCAACAAGGAAGATGTGGAGGGACACGCCGTTGAGCTCATGGATAAGATCATGAACAAAGGAGAGGACTCCTGCCAACGTTTCATGGACCTCCTGCAAACCGACAAGGACATAATAAATACTTACCCTAAGCTGAAGAGCATGCAGCTGAATGACACCTGCCATCTGGTCACCTGTCAGCCTGTCCAAGAGTCAGCAG ATGCTACGTCACCACAGAGCAAGAGGCTCAAGAGG gAGGAGCGGTACCAGTTGAAGAGCCAGCCCGTTGGCCTCTGTGTCATCATAAACAATGACAACTTCATGGATGGCACAATGAGAAGTGGAACCAATAAAGATGCTC AATGTTTGGCAGAGGTGTTCACTTGGCTACGCTTCAGAGTGCTGATGTGTAAAGACCAAACCCGGGACCAGATGGAGCGAGCGCTGGGGCACTTTGCCTCTCTGAGCGACCCCTCTAGGCTGCAGGAGTTCAATGTTAAGGAGTGGATTGGCAGCGGGTTCGCTGAACCTCAGCAGACTCCTCTGAAGCATGGAGATGCCTTCATCTGCTGCATTCTGAGCCACGGATTAAAGGGCGTAGTCATCGGGACGGATAGGAAGCCCCTCTCCATTAAACAAATAACTCAAACTTTCAAGACGAGCGACCAGTCGGCCCTCACCGGCAAACCCAAAGTGTTCCTGATCCAGGCCTGCCAGGGACCGCACACACAGCATGGAGTGTTGCTTGAAGACCTGGAGGCTGATGCTTCACCCTCACTATTCATTCCTGAAGAGGCCGATGTTCTGGTTGCTTTCGCTACTGTTGAGGACCATGTATCATTTAGACACAAAACCGACGGGAGCTGGTTCATCCAATCAGTGTGTCAGCAGCTAAAGGAGGGCTGTCTCAG GCATGATGATATCACCACCATCCTCCACCGTGTGAATGATGAAGTAAGCCAGAAAGAGGGCCCTAGACAATGTGGAGCAGCAAAGCAGATGCCTGAAGTCAGGTTCACCCTGAGGAAAACACTTGTGTTGTCACCACCTGAAGCTTAA
- the LOC117778300 gene encoding uncharacterized protein LOC117778300: MLLLVLWSSFLVLWPSQGAMEGINQDICQGEEPNEVLYVAHFMNSSLQEEEELDLTEVDETFICLLYPTNLLNCSWSFLTLEKDMQLSVSISVCHDNTTVQSRSQSPVERVGSRSLVLQQHEKIKVVLQFNMSQHDKWRVYTYTYDTDTLEVLSPPSISAAFKDGELLVKWAQSSPMCFEYQLDLGNQEPPKQLTSQQSYTELSTDPTFTYRVRMRTRKLAICILTQWSEWSPTVTVEPSGEPDKLNTLSIISISFGIPMILLALLLLVRHQRVSKLLFPPIPQPPPKYIYFLEENDTFNFFHPVLPSKAEEEITKVEEEEENPLKTF; the protein is encoded by the exons ATGCTGCTCCTTGTTCTCTGGTCCAGTTTCCTGGTTTTGTGGCCATCACAAGGCG CGATGGAGGGCATCAATCAGGACATCTGTCAGGGGGAAGAGCCCAATGAGGTG CTCTACGTGGCTCACTTCATGAATTCTTCgctccaggaggaggaggagttagATCTGACTGAAGTAGATGAAACCTTCATCTGCCTCCTTTACCCAACAAATCTACTCAACTGCTCCTGGTCATTCCTCACATTAGAGAAGGATATGcagctctctgtctctatcaG TGTCTGCCATGATAACACAACAGTTCAGTCTCGGAGCCAATCGCCTGTGGAACGGGTCGGATCAAGGTCTTTAgttctgcagcagcatgagAAGATAAAAGTAGTACTTCAATTTAACATGTCCCAGCACGACAAGTGGAGAGTCTACACCTACACATACGACACGGACACACTGG AGGTCCTGTCCCCACCCTCAATCTCTGCAGCATTCAAAGATGGAGAACTATTGGTGAAGTGGGCTCAATCAAGCCCCATGTGCTTTGAATACCAGCTAGACCTGGGTAACCAG GAGCCTCCTAAACAGCTGACATCCCAGCAGTCTTACACAGAGCTGAGTACGGATCCTACCTTcacctacagagtgaggatgAGGACAAGGAAGCTGGCCATTTGCATCCTAACTCAGTGGAGTGAATGGAGTCCCACTGTCA CGGTGGAACCGTCAGGGGAGCCAGACAAACTCAACACCCTGTCGATCATCTCGATTTCATTTGGAATACCCATGATCCTCCTGGCTTTGCTGCTGTTGGTGCGCCATCAgag ggtGTCTAAACTTCTGTTTCCTCCGATTCCTCAACCACCGCCAAAGTACATATATTTCCTGGAGGAAAATGACACGTTCAAT ttCTTCCATCCTGTGCTGCCATCTAAGGCTGAAGAGGAGATCACTaaggtggaggaagaagaggaaaaccctttaaagacattttaa
- the LOC117778302 gene encoding SH2 domain-containing protein 1A-like isoform X1, with product MSAGLRGDMEQEGELVRSIYFGRIGSEATERLLERFGRDGSFLLRDSDTMQGAYCLCVRKAPFVHTFRLIHSIDGWCPQSSGIRRQSFGTLETLIENYRGGSASGVTTVPLTHPLDRTQLQYISNGQVPAFSSTEFVYMEMSRGGGGSGGSSSGGGGGSRRSVS from the exons ATGAGTGCTGGCCTCAGAGGCGACATGGAGCAGGAAGGGGAGCTGGTTCGGTCCATTTACTTCGGGAGAATTGGGAGTGAGGCCACAGAGAGGCTGCTGGAGAGGTTTGGACGTGATGGCAGCTTTCTGCTGAGAGACAGCGACACCATGCAGGGGGCctactgtctgtgtgtgag GAAAGCCCCGTTTGTGCACACCTTCAGGCTCATACACTCCATCGACGGCTGGTGTCCTCAG agttCAGGCATCAGACGGCAGAGCTTTGGGACACTGGAAACACTGATAGAGAACTACAGAGGAGGTTCAGCCTCTGGTGTCACAACAGTCCCCCTCACACACCCACTGGACAGAACACAGCTACAGTACATCAGTAATGGACAAG TTCCAGCTTTTTCCTCTACAGAGTTTGTCTACATGGAAATGAGCAGGGGCGGCGGGGGCAGCGGCGgaagcagcagcggtggcggcggcggcagccGCAGGTCCGTCAGTTAA